From the genome of Ascaphus truei isolate aAscTru1 chromosome 15, aAscTru1.hap1, whole genome shotgun sequence:
ccgtactatacacacacacacacacacacacacacaccgtactatacacacacacaccgtactatacacacacacacacacacacacacacaccgtactatacacacacacacacacacaccgtactatacacacacacacacacacacacacacacaccgtactatacacacacacaccgtactatacacacacacacacacacacacacacacaccgtactatacacacacacacacacacacaccgtactatacacacacacacacacacacaccgtactatacacacacacacacacacacacaccgtactatacacacacacacacacacgccgtactatacacacacacacacacacacacacacacacacacacacaccgtactatacacacacacacacacacacacaccgtactatacacacacacacacacacacacacaccgtactatacacacacacacacacacacacacaccgtactatacacacacacacacacaccgtactatacacacacacacaccgtactatacacacacacacacaccgtactatacacacacacacaccgtactatacacacacacacaccgtactatacacactaataggtagatactgtataagcattaacatacgacaaacttactttaatcagaattGGGGAAAAGAAGAAATATGTgaaggaataaaatgcatctcacaagaAGTCCCtttatttcgtttttttttttcccccattgttttactgtgcaaaacagtttgtcattttcaaatacacaatacatacacacattcactaccctccaaatacatgcgcacgcacacactgcctcctcccacccccctcggCAGCACAGTGAGGAGGACCGCATGTAGGTGCTGATAGAGCCGCATGCAGCTCGGGGGCTGCAGGTTGCCGACCTCTGGGTTAAGGTAAGGGAATAACTTTAGGGTTTTAGCGATTTGGGTAGAGGGTTAACTTTAGGGTAAGAGGTAACATTAGCATTGGGGGTTAAGATtaagaggttttagggtaagggttaaggttagtGATTTACCTTCGCGGCTGATGGTCCCTGCGGTGAGGTCACTTGTGGCGATTTAGTTGTGGCGAAATTGCAGAGACCATATGACCTGGGCTCGCACACGGGTTTCCCAAGCATGGCACGTGTTGGTTTTGTAAGAATGGAACATTCTAGAGCGCACACTGATTGGCTGTCGGGATGTTTCATTGACCCCACAATTCAGGGAGGCAGATCAAATGACAGATTGCAAAACGCGTTGGTCGCTTATTGAGAAAGCCGTCTTGCGATTGTCGTTTTTGCAAACCCAAATATATACGGGCAAACTCGGGTTCTTGGATAATTAGTATTTTATTGCCTGTACAGCATAGTCTGATCATACACAAAAGTCAATGAGACTCTGCCAGGGGAGGGCACAAGCAGGCTTTATATACACTTAATttcctttgtctaaaataggttactaggcagaatataatAGTTACTCCATACTCTAAACCAATCATTTTACTGATCATTAAAAGCTGGTTAAAACTGGATTAACACCGCTCCCTATGGGAACCAGGTACTTCTTGATACCAGAAATGTAGTTGTTGAGCTACAGGCACGGTCATAAATCTACTGCCGAGCGAAACTCATTCGTACCCCGCGCACATTCTTTCACACAAAATGGACACTAAGGACTCGTCCATGGttattgcttgctggcggaggcgctcttccgctcagcactgagcccctacagccgcaattagagcggctttagtaggggctcgcctacgcttccgcaagcgcgtggaagcctaggtcttaccagaattttacattttcacgcttgccggagcgcagggccgatcacgtgagcggttcgcccaatgagggcgaaccagctccgtgacgtcactggcccgcccccgacacgccccctgacggcgcgctgtctaaggctcagggaaagcacccgctttccccgaGCCTCGGCACGCCCGCCGGGACCCTGGATGAGGCCTAAGAACATAagagacaaaatggaaacagaataTCGCCACAATTCTCCAGTGACCctccccagcccatttcagcaatATGTCATCCATTTCAACAGTGGTATTTCAACACAATTAGTAGGGTTTCCGGCGCTTTCCTGTCACTCTGGTCTGCTGGTCGTCATTGTGCCTCCGGCTCCTTCTCTTTCCCAGGACCCAGACGGCTGGTGCGACTTGACCAACTTCGACCTGGGCGACGACTCGGCGGTCAGCAACGACGGCAGCCCCCCGCACGTCGCCGAGTCCAGCAAACCGCACCCGCCCAACGTCACAGAGTACAGGCTGGACGGGCACACCCTGTCCGACCTCCGCAAAGGCAGCAAGGGAGAGCTGATCCCCATCTCCCCGCGGCCGGACGCCGGATTTGGGACGCCGCCCTCCCTGCTGAAGCAGCACAAGAAGAGGCGGATCACGCTGTCGCCCGTCTCCGAGAGCGGCGTCGCCGGCAACCTGTCCCTCACCGAGGCCAACAGCATGACCCCCAAAAGCACGCCCGTCAAATCCCTGCCCTTCTCCCCGTCACAGGTAACCCACCCCCTGGCACCTTCAATATCCGTGTCTATATCTCTCTTACCGGTTTGTATATTATAAGAAACAATGTGGCTTGCATTTCTCCGGGAACGCTGGATTTGCAGTCGCACATGGTTGACCCCTACAGCCAGAGTAATACAGGAACAGAACGTGTGTGTAGCGTGTTCCTACGCGACCCCATGTTAACGTGACGTGTGAGGGGGTCGTActtagggagggggggtggttgcAGCTGCTCTTAATTGTGCTGTCGTTTCCAGTTCTTGAACTTCTGGTCCAAACAAGACGCCCTGGAACTGGAGAACCCGTCGCTGACGTCCACCCCCGTGTGCAGCCAGAAAGCGGTGGTGACCACCCCCCTGCACCGGGACAAGACCCCACTGCTGCAGAAGAACTCGGCGTAAGTAACCTGCGGACCCTCTCGGGGACGCGGGTGCATTAACCCCTGCAGGGCTGGAGCAGCCAGCGATGCACTGCGGCAGGTGTCGGAGGGGTTAATATCGCACACGTTATTAGCGCGCCCTTCCCACGGCACCAAGTACCTCCCAAAACTGCGGATATGCCCCGAGTCTGAGGACGTGCCCCACATGCGCCCCGAGGCTGAGGATATGCCACCCCCACCCCATGCACCCCTGCTatcattatcgtttatttgtatagcgccagcatacaccgcagcgcggtacaaagggGGCGTGATGGATATTACATTAACCATTGCAAGGacaggaggtaatgagggccctgttccctgttcctgagagcttacaatctagagggcaatgttgaaacaaaaagggtAAAGTGGCAGCAAATCAGGATGGAGAATGGTCCGGCCTCACAGcggggtgtttggggggggggagtaaggtCCGGCCTCACAGCGggatgtttgggggggggagtaAGGTCCGGCCTCACAGCGggatgtttgggggggggagtaAGGTCCGGCCTCACAGCGGGATGTTTGGGGGGAGTATGGTCCGGCCTCACAGcggggtgtttggggggggagtATGGTCCGGCCTCACAGCGGGATGTTTGGGGGAGTAAGGTCCGGCCTCACAGCGGGATGTTTGGGGGGGAGTATGGTCCGGCCTCACAGCGGGATGTTTGGGGGAGTAAGGTCCGGCCTCACAGCGGGATGTTTGGGGGGAGTATGGTCCGGCCTCACAGCGGGATGTTTGGGGGGGGAGTATGGTCCGGCCTCACAGCTGGATGTTTGGGGGGAGTATGGTCCGGCCTCACAGCGGGATGTTTGGGGGGAGTATGGTCCGGCCTCACAGCGGGATGTTTGGGGGGAGTATGGTCCGGCCTCACAGCGGGATGTTTGGGGGGAGTATGGTTCGGCCTCACAGCGGGGTGTTTGGGGAGGAGTATGGTCCGGCCTCACAGCGGGATGTTTGGGGGGGAGTATGGTCCGGTCTCACAGCGGGATGTTTGGGGGGTGTTTGGTCCGGCCTCACAGCGGGATGTTTGGGGGGGAGTATGGTCCGGCCTCACAGCGGGATGTTTGGGGGGAGTATGGTCCGGTCTCACAGCGGGATGTTTGGGGGGTGTTTGGTCCAGCCTCACAGCTGATCCTATAATGTTTGGGGGGTGTTTGGTCCGGCCTCACAGCGGGATGTTTGGGGGGAGTATGGTCCGGTCTCACAGCGGGATGTTTGGGGGGTGTTTGGTCCGGCCTCACAGCTGATCCTATAATGTTTGGGGGGGGAGTATATAATCTAGGTCGTGAAACTCCTATAAATCAGAATAATAacaggggggggaaatctgtGAACTTGACCTTATTTAGGCACTTGGTTCCTATGTATGATCTATGTAAAGCCTGTCATGTATGCTGCCTGAATACGGAGCTGTAAAACTATGCGAAGCATCACGCTGGAAGGAGTGGCCCGGAGAGCTTGCACTCTAAGCCGTGGAATAGTCGCTCGGCCGCTGTTTGCAGGCCGGTTAATTCACTCGCCGGGGGCTGAAACTCGTCTTGTTGTTTCCAGGTTCATCACTCCCAACCGAAAGTTTATGGGAGAGAACGCTCCCCGCACCCCGACGCCGTTTAAAAACGCGCTGGAGAAGTTCGGGTACCTGAGACCACTGGtaatccgtgtgtgtgtgactggcactgccactgcccgctcTGTACCTGtgttgtgtatacatgtcatggtgtgtgtGGCGCGCGCGGAGGCTGGCACGGTGTGTGTGGCGCGCGGGCACGGTGTGTGTGGCGCGCGCGGAGGCTGGCACTGGGTTGGCGGTGGTGGAGGCTAGCACTCACACTGccgctccctcctgcagcccgcgACCCCTCACCTGGAGGAGGACCTGAAGGAGGTTTTGCGCAGTGAGTCCGGTATCGAACTGATCATTCTGGATGAGCCCAGACCTGACCGGCTGAAGCGGAAACCAGGGGTGAGTGCGGGGGTCCCCTAACCATCACCCCATTACTTTATCGTTCTCCAGCGCTGCACAGGGCCCTGTACCGCATTACTACCCCAGCactcgcccccccgccccccacccgcgCAGTTTACTGGGATGCAAAGGTAACCCGCTCCCATCGGCCGCCCTGCCGCTGCGTTATCCCCGCGTAACCTTGCGTTATCCCCGCGTAACGTTGCGTTCTCCCCGCGTAACGTTGCGTTCTCCCCGCGTAACCTTGCGTTATCCCCGCGTAACCTTGCGTTATCCCCGCGTAACCTTGCGTTATCCCCGCGTAACCTTGCGTTATCCCCGCGTAACCTTGCGTTATCCCCGCGTAACCTTGCGTTCTCCCCGCGTAACCTTGCGTTCTCCCCGCGTAACCTTGCGTTCTCCCCGCGTAACCTTGCGTTCTCCCCGCGTAACCTTGCGTTCTCCCCGCGTAACCTTGCGTTCTCCCCGCGTAACCTTGCGTTCTCCCCGCGTAACCTTGCGTTCTCCCCGCGTAACCTTGCGTTCTCCCCGCGTAACCTTGCGTTCTCCCCGCGTAACCTTGCGTTCTCCCCGCGTAACCTTGCGTTCTCCCCGCGTAACCTTGCGTTCTCCCCGCGTAACCTTGCGTTCTCCCCGCGTAACCTTGCGTTCTCCCCGCGTAACCTTGCGTTCTCCCCGCGTAACCTTGCGTTATCCCCGCGTTATCCCCGCGTAACCTTGCGTTTCTCTGCCTCTCTCGTAGCATCAGCGAAGTCCCATCAAGAAAGTGCGCAAGTCGCTGGCTTTGGATATCGTGGACAAGGGGCCCAAGCCCCCCGttctgccccctcccccagccgGCACCTCCATGCAGACGCAGGTGAGGAACGAGCCGCAGGTTGTCGAGTGCGCTAAGCCCGTCACTACACCCGGGGCGTCGCCCCgcttcctctgctcagcgctgcaCTTCCGTTTTGCTGTCTACCTGTTGATATGTTCATCTAGATCGCGCAGGGCTGCTTATCTCCGTGCCTCTGAAGTGGGTGACCCTAGTGTCCTCTCCCGGTGACCCTGGACAGCCCAATGTTGCGTTCCCGATGACCTTGGGCAAACCTAGTGTCTGCTCCCGGCGGTCTTATGTCTCTGTACCACGGCGCCACCTTGCGACCGAAGCCTCCTTTGAGGCAGGTACTCGCAGTGCCTCGAAAATTCAATATGCCGCCCTCTATAATACATTATTAATTTTTAATTCATATGAATCTGGTGGTTATCAAACACCTTTTTTAGGCTTTGTGCCAATAGCAGAATAAGAGCCGTACAgaaagtcctcgttttacgacgcttcgctttacgacgaatggcttatccgacgctgtccaatgcatccctatggccggttttacgacgccaaaatggcttatccgacgctcttacggcgctttgcaaagttgcaacattatgtaaatcagaaagctgcagtcagggaaatcgtccagatcagtctgtgtgagggttTAGTGGGGTATTTAggcctttaaacatgtctaacagttttattatacacttctggattcaataaatagaatctttacatcataatgttagtgtgtgcagcataatcttattgtttgagtaaaatattttgtgtattttagcattaaaaatgccttcaggaacggaacgtttgatttaaacagtgttcctatgggaaaacgggtttcgctttacgacgcttcgctatccgacgccattttgagtaacgcattgcgtcggataaccgaggactgcctgcacTACCATTTGTGTAAAAGGTTACCATCCTAACGCTACTCCTGCTTGCATCGCGCCGAAGACCTCTTCCCCCTTCTGTCCGCCCGTAGGTTTCTTGTTCATTATCGCAATGGTATCTTTAAGGGTGCGTTGTGCTTATCTTATAAGAGCAGCTATGTAGCTAGGTGTGAGGCGTTTAAGTGTGCATGTGGCCACACCAAGTGAATCCAGGAAGAACGAACAACCCTGGAGTTGAGAGGGATTTGAAGTAAGAATGTGTGAAGCAATCTGCAGACGGAGAGCCTGAGTAGTGTGCGGAGTCGCTCACAACACGCGGGTTGTTCTTTCTTCCTTGTGTAGATCTTACTGTGGGACTATTTCCTCCCCCAGGCCGCATCCTGAGGCTTGGACGCTGCAGGGTTGTTTGGCACCAGCTGCCCTGTGCTCCACGTACTGGTCCAGTCTTTGCGTTCTAAATGCCTTCATCCTTCTCCCCCCAGCCTCAAAGCGGCGAGAGTTTTTTGTCCAGCTCCCTCAACGAGTCGTCTTGCAGCGGCCGAGAGGAGAACAGCCTTTTGAACCAAGGGTTCGTCCAGGTCCAGACGGGGAAGGAACCGCTCGTCACGCCGGAAGACCTGTCCCAGGCTCCGACGGACATCGGGGCGCTGGTGAGAACGCAGGAGCGCGCCACGCAGCACGCGGGCATTGACACACGCTTGCAAAACAAGGCGGGCGCCCTCGTAAAGACAGACACTTGCCCGTTTGTAACGGTGGACACGGGCGCCCTCCACAAGACCTCGCTTAACGCCGGTATGGGCCCAGCCGTAAAGGCGGATGGGGACGCCGGATGTAAAACGGAGATAGCGGCGCCGGCAGGGGCCACAAAACTGAGGACACCGGCTCTGGTAAGTGTTAATCGCCATGAGGAGCCCTGgagatgtaacacacacacaccacaccacaccacacacacacaccacgccacacacaccacacaccacgccacacacaccacacccgaTGAGAACCAGGTTAGGGCTTTGCTGCGGACACCActagagtttagaatatgaagaagAGTGAACGGCAGAGAGATCGAGCAGGATTAGCAGGGGAGAGACCTTGGGATTTAGCTTCATGGGGATCATTGGCTACTTTTAGTGAGCACAGTCTGAGCGAGCTgtacagaagccagattgtaaggGGGCCGGGAGGGAatgggaattaagaaagttgGTCATATGGGAATATATtcagatactctgcatcattatacagcacagcaTGATCATTGGGTGCAAATGCATAGATACGGTTTGCGGCAGTAAAGCTGTGTTCATTATACCCGTCCCACCCTACTAGTGGAGACACTAAAGAGGGCATTTGCCCCTTTTTAAGACACCTGCCAGGCAGCTTCTTTTCTCAATTGTTTGTATAGGCATCTTTCTATGGGCTGCCATTTTAAGCTCCCGAACACACCTGCCCATCCTGTCTAGAGTAACTCGCAGGCTTTAAACCATGTCCACAACCCGAAATAAGTGAGATGGGGCGGGCTTTGTGCAGTAGAGTAACCGGTTTggtttcctccctccccccccccccccttcccgctcGCTCTCTGTGCAGATGACGAGCGCCTGGAAAACCGTCGCCTTCGGAGGCTCGCGGGACCAGCTGCTGATGCAGGAGAAGGCCCGGGCGTTTCTGACCAAGCCCAAACACAGCTCCGCGTCACGGACCCTCATCCTATCCTGATGCGGGGAACCCGAGGGGCGGAGGAGCCCCCTGCACACGTCGCAGATTTACAATCGGAGGCCGGTCAACGCaggtcctcacgggccaccaacaggccaagtgttcagcatatccctgcttcagcataggtagctcattcgaagactgagccactggttgagggctggagttggccctACCTAAACTATACTCCTTACATTTCTTCGGTTGCCGCGGGCCGCGGGCGACTGGGA
Proteins encoded in this window:
- the MYBL2 gene encoding myb-related protein B — translated: MAPPAAVAEDSTQSGVQVPPAPGRQGQGKDVSDRLEEGGVGPGGADGSVAAATGLATSGLIALLTAWGEGLSYEQRLELLSTALGRPPHSHLVSGEQDVPRVTAMDAAEPVNEDVTSRALPEPLPAPPADPLEAKVEAAAECGDGDGKSEPQSENEEAPSPGSSLSSAPSSVDSAPEKWMVEYINFLVPGPNPAISDALEMMESDPDGWCDLTNFDLGDDSAVSNDGSPPHVAESSKPHPPNVTEYRLDGHTLSDLRKGSKGELIPISPRPDAGFGTPPSLLKQHKKRRITLSPVSESGVAGNLSLTEANSMTPKSTPVKSLPFSPSQFLNFWSKQDALELENPSLTSTPVCSQKAVVTTPLHRDKTPLLQKNSAFITPNRKFMGENAPRTPTPFKNALEKFGYLRPLPATPHLEEDLKEVLRSESGIELIILDEPRPDRLKRKPGHQRSPIKKVRKSLALDIVDKGPKPPVLPPPPAGTSMQTQPQSGESFLSSSLNESSCSGREENSLLNQGFVQVQTGKEPLVTPEDLSQAPTDIGALVRTQERATQHAGIDTRLQNKAGALVKTDTCPFVTVDTGALHKTSLNAGMGPAVKADGDAGCKTEIAAPAGATKLRTPALMTSAWKTVAFGGSRDQLLMQEKARAFLTKPKHSSASRTLILS